Within the Candidatus Ozemobacteraceae bacterium genome, the region TCCATCTCGTTGAAGACGTCGGCGATCTTGCGCGCGATGAGGACGAACAGCACGAAGGCGGCGCCGGCGAGCACGAGACCGATCGTCCAGACCATTGCGCGCCAGGATTCGAGCCGGGTGTAGAACGAGCGGCGGGTCTGGTAGGCGACGCGCAGTCCCTGATCCGTCGGAACGATCCAGAGGATACCGGGCCCGGGACTCGCGATGCCGGTTTCGATCCCGTATTCGGTTTCTGACGCATAGGTCGAACGGAGATTGAGAAGCGTTTCGGCGTCGAGGGCGGCCGGCCATTCCCCGGCGATACGCCTCAACTCGAGCGTTGCCGTCGAAAGCAGGGAGCATGCGTAGGATTTCTGAGCTGCGAGGCCCCCTTCCAGGGGAAGGTTCCGGAGTGCCGACGCGCGCTGTTCATGGAGGCCTACGCGCATCCGCTCGAGGATCGAGTCGGACGTCCAGAGGATGATCGCAAGCACGGCAGCCGGCAGAAATCCCATGAACAGCATGAGACCGATCTGCCGCACCTGTCCGTTCATCGTCAGGCTTCAGTCGCCTCGGCGGCCTCCGGAGACGGTTCCTGGTCGAGAGTGGAGAGGCCGTCGATGCGGGCAAACCGCCAGGTCAGGAAGACGGTGCCGAGCGCGCAGATCGTGTAGACGGCTGCGATACCGAGATTGTCGGCAAGGGCCCCGGCCGCTGCCATGGCGATCGGGATCAGCGAGAAGCTGAGGACCTCAACGAAGGCGAAGAAGCGCCCTTTCATCTCCGGATCGACCGTGCGCTGGAACAGGGTGAGGACAGCCACGTTGACCGCCGTGAAACACCCGCCGAGCAGGAAAAGACCGACAAGATAGAGGGAAAAAAACGGGTTGTACGCGAAGAAGGCGAACAGCAGGCCCGACATCCCCAGAACCCTTACGAGCAGGATGGATGTCCGCATGCCCGCGAACAGCCGTACGAAGGCAAGACCGGTCACCACGGAGCCGAGCGCGAGAACGCCTTCGCTGAAACCGAGTTCGAACGCGTCGAGGGCGAAGACGTTTCTGATCGAAAGCGGCAGGAGAACGACGATCGGCACGGCAAACAGGTTCAGGCCGCCGAAACCGATCAGGATGTCACGCAAGACGCGATTGTCGCGAACGTAGCGGAAACCGGCGGCGAGCTGGGCAAGCACGCCCTCCTGCCCTGACTGCGCGGCCCTCGGGGCCATTCTCATGACGACGACGCAGATCGAGGAGAGAACCAGGCAACCGGCATGCGCGACGAACGCCTCGGCCACCGACCAGCGGGCGATGATCGCGCCCCCGATGGCGGGCCCCGCCAGCTTTGATATATCTCTTACTATTGTATGAAGCGCCATCGCCTCCTCGATCTTTTCCGGCGGAACGACGCGCGGAATGACCGTGAGGGTCGTCGGGCTGTGAAAGACGCCGGCGGCGGCGAGCGTGCCGCACATGGCCAGCAGGAGCGGTATCGACAAGTGGTCCTGCCAGGCCGTCACGGCAACGGCGCCGACGAGGCAGGCGCGAAACAGATCGGCGCCGATCAGCAGGAGTTTGGCCGGGAGCCTGTCGGCGAGCGTTCCGGCGAACGGCCCGATCAGCACGGCGGGCAGGAAGCTGACGCTCATGATGAAGCCGACCGTCGTTCCCGAGCCGGTTTTGCTGATGACCCACCAGATCATCGCCGTCTGCATGATGCCCTCGCCGATGAAAGAGACGAGTTGGGCAAGCCACAACAGGCCGAAATTTCGCTGCTTTGTCAGAATCTCGAGAACCATTATTCCTCATTATGTCCGATCATTCCCGCAAACACAACCCCGGGGAGAAGGATTTCAGGCTTGAGACGAAAAGAGCCGGTTATCCGCAGATGCCGCAGATTGGACAGATGAACGAAGGACGGACCTGGATAGACACAGCAGAAAGAACCCCCTCAGAACGAGACAGCCCCCCGGAAGCCGGGAGGCTGTCGCCGATGAATTCGTTTTCGGTCAGTCGACACTGAGGTGGATGACGGTGCCTCCGTCGTCCTGGCCTTCGACCTTGATAACTTTCAGGACTCCGGACTTGGCGGTCTTGAACCGCTCCTGCAACATGAGCAGGTCTTTATCGTAGTTCTTGGGATTGACGCCGAACATGACCAACTCGGTCGAGAAGCGCTGGACCATGCGGCGGACATCCTCGATGTCGCTCGCCGTGAGGTTGCATTTCCGTATGACGCGGGTGACGTTGGGCGACTGGGCGATTTCTATGATCGAGCGGGCCATCTCCTCGACGAGCCGCACCCCGATATACTTGTCCATCGGTCGAAGCTTCGCATTGTTCCGCGACGTGTAGGTTTTCAGCCACCCCTTTTCGTTGATGGTATCGATGATGGTCAGCAGTTCATCGTTTTTTTCGATCTTGGGCGAGGGGTTGGCATTCCACTGGATGAGGCTCCGCGCCGACGACAGCTTGAGCTTCTCCTTCGGCTTCGTCACCGGCTCGGTATTCGGAGGAATCCGAAGCGACAGCGTCACCGACTTGTCGGCGGCGGCCCGTTCCGGCACGGGAATCGTGATGGTGGAATCGGCATTGACGGAATACGAGAACATTCCGGCCAGGATGCCGACCACGCCGAACGGGACGAGCAGCTTCAAGCCGGGAAAAAAGCCTTTCATGGAAAACCTCCGTTGTCCGTCGATAAGGACTGCGCTCACCCTCATCGGCAGGAATCGGGGTTTCCTTTATACGGGAAGCTCGAGGAGGTCGTTGGGAGTGGCCGTGAGCCGTTCGGGAACGTCGTCGACCCGGTAGACGTCCTCTATCCGCACGCCGCCCCACCCGGGCAGGTAGATGCCGGGTTCGACCGTCAGCACCATGCCGGTTTTGATCGTGTCGTTGCACTTCGTTGAAAAGGCCGGCATCTCGTGGATATCGAGGCCGAGCGAGTGGCCGAGCCCGTGGCCGAAATGATCCCCGTATCCCTTCGATGCAATATGGTCGCGGGCGAGCTTGTCGACGTCGAAGCCGGTCACGCCGGGCCTGATGCCGGCGATGGCGCGCTTCTGGGCTTCGAGAACGATGCCGTAGACCTCGCGGAATTTTTTATCGGCCTTGCCGACGAAGACGGTGCGGGTCATGTCGGAGTGGTAGCCGTTCCAGATCGCGCCGAAATCGATCTTCACCATCTCGCCGGCTTTGATCTTCCGGTCGGTCGGGTGGGCGTGCGGACAGGAGGAGCGTTCGCCGGATGCGATGATCGTCGCGAAGCTGGGGCCTTCCGAGCCTTCCATCCGCATGATGTATTCGAGGCGGGCGGCGATCTCGGTTTCGCGCTTTCCCGGCTTGATGAACCGCAGAAGTTTTTTGAAGCTGCGATCCGAGATGGAAAACGCCTTGCGGAGTTCCTTCAGTTCCTCATCTCCCTTGACCTGGCGGACGCCCTCGATGATGCCCTTCGTCGTGGTCAGTTTTCCCTTGAACTTGTCCCGGAAGGTTTCGTATGTGGCGAGCGTCAGGGTCGATTCGACGCCGAGGCCGGCGACACGGGATTTTTCGAGGTATTCGAGCACGGCCTCGCTGGAAGAGGTCTTGAAGACGACGATCTCGGCAGAGCGGCCGACTTCGTTTTCCGACTGTTCCTGATATCGGAAATCGGTGAAGAACAGGGATTTTTTGCGTTCGAGGAGGAGAACGCCCGAAGAGCCCGTGAAGCCCGTCAGATACCGGACATTCGACAAATTCGTCACCAACATCGCGTCGATCTGGGCGGGGAACGCCTCAACGACGGCCTGCTGCCGTTCGAGACAGGGATTTTTTTTCATCGCTTCTTCTCCTTGAGCAGATCTTCTCTGACGGGCAGGGCCACCCTACCCTTTTCGTTTTCCCGCATGAATCTGGGATGACCTTCCTCCCGTGCGCGCGGAGCGGCACGGGACGGCGTTGAACGGGCTGTCGGCAAGCACCTTCGATACGTCGGAGGCTGGGGAAATGACGGTCATGGCCATTTTCTTCCGGTCGAGCAGTTCCACGGCCGCTTTCCTGATGTCGTCCTGGGTGACGGCGAGGTAGGGGCGGATCGCCTCTTCCGGGGTCTGGGGCTCGATACCGTAGAGGAACCCGGTCGCCAGGCGGTTCATGCGGTTCGTCGTGCTCTCGAGGGCGATCAGGGTGTTTCCCTTGAGCTGCTGCTTCGCCTCTTCGAGCTCGATCTTCGAGAGGCCCTTCAAGGCGAGCCGCTCGATCTCGGTGCTGATGAGTTCGAGCACCTTGGGAAGCTGGTCCGGCGAGGTGCCGGCGTAAATGCTGAAGATTCCGGTGTCTCTGAACGAGGTGTGGTAGGAATACACCGAGTACGCGAGCCCACGCTTCTCGCGGATTTCCTGGAACAGACGGCTGCTCATCCCTCCGCCGAACGCGGCGTTCATCAGGGTTACCGCGTATCTCGACTCGTCGCTGTATGAAACCCCGGGGGTGCCGATCGCCACATGGACCTGCTCGATGTTCTTCCGGAAGACGGTTGCAGCGCTGTCGGGCTTCGGCGCGGTCTTCCGATGGGCGAGGGAGCCGGGGCGGAGATCGCCGAGGTGCTTCTCGAGCAGGCCGACGAACTCGCCCGTATCGATGTTGCCTGCCGCGCACACGACGAGGTTGCCGGACACATATTGTTTGCGATATACATCGATCACTTCTTCACGCGGCATCGCTCCGACCGTGGCGCTCGTTCCGAGGATCGGCCGGCCGATCGGGGCGTCGGGCCAGAGGGTCTGTCCGAGAAGTTCGTGGATGATCTCGTCGGGGGAATCCTCGTACATCTTGATTTCTTCGAGGATGACCCTTCGCTCGCGCTCGTATTCGTCGGCATCGAAGGCCGAGTTGCGCACCA harbors:
- a CDS encoding MFS transporter; protein product: MVLEILTKQRNFGLLWLAQLVSFIGEGIMQTAMIWWVISKTGSGTTVGFIMSVSFLPAVLIGPFAGTLADRLPAKLLLIGADLFRACLVGAVAVTAWQDHLSIPLLLAMCGTLAAAGVFHSPTTLTVIPRVVPPEKIEEAMALHTIVRDISKLAGPAIGGAIIARWSVAEAFVAHAGCLVLSSICVVVMRMAPRAAQSGQEGVLAQLAAGFRYVRDNRVLRDILIGFGGLNLFAVPIVVLLPLSIRNVFALDAFELGFSEGVLALGSVVTGLAFVRLFAGMRTSILLVRVLGMSGLLFAFFAYNPFFSLYLVGLFLLGGCFTAVNVAVLTLFQRTVDPEMKGRFFAFVEVLSFSLIPIAMAAAGALADNLGIAAVYTICALGTVFLTWRFARIDGLSTLDQEPSPEAAEATEA
- a CDS encoding pitrilysin family protein translates to MSGTPFFKTRLDNGVKVVAETFSTVQSVSIGMFFRSGVLYEDPRLLGVSHFIEHMMFKGTGKRSPKDIARAFDRIGGYLNAFTAKDYCCYYARVVRDELPTAVEVLADMVRNSAFDADEYERERRVILEEIKMYEDSPDEIIHELLGQTLWPDAPIGRPILGTSATVGAMPREEVIDVYRKQYVSGNLVVCAAGNIDTGEFVGLLEKHLGDLRPGSLAHRKTAPKPDSAATVFRKNIEQVHVAIGTPGVSYSDESRYAVTLMNAAFGGGMSSRLFQEIREKRGLAYSVYSYHTSFRDTGIFSIYAGTSPDQLPKVLELISTEIERLALKGLSKIELEEAKQQLKGNTLIALESTTNRMNRLATGFLYGIEPQTPEEAIRPYLAVTQDDIRKAAVELLDRKKMAMTVISPASDVSKVLADSPFNAVPCRSARTGGRSSQIHAGKRKG
- a CDS encoding Xaa-Pro peptidase family protein yields the protein MKKNPCLERQQAVVEAFPAQIDAMLVTNLSNVRYLTGFTGSSGVLLLERKKSLFFTDFRYQEQSENEVGRSAEIVVFKTSSSEAVLEYLEKSRVAGLGVESTLTLATYETFRDKFKGKLTTTKGIIEGVRQVKGDEELKELRKAFSISDRSFKKLLRFIKPGKRETEIAARLEYIMRMEGSEGPSFATIIASGERSSCPHAHPTDRKIKAGEMVKIDFGAIWNGYHSDMTRTVFVGKADKKFREVYGIVLEAQKRAIAGIRPGVTGFDVDKLARDHIASKGYGDHFGHGLGHSLGLDIHEMPAFSTKCNDTIKTGMVLTVEPGIYLPGWGGVRIEDVYRVDDVPERLTATPNDLLELPV